One genomic window of Halovivax cerinus includes the following:
- a CDS encoding formyltransferase family protein, which produces MLSDIDIVFLANSSSNKSKEVLECFSSEWAFENTCVKVVTDARSGKAVSAARDLTFPISVCDDPSEVGTTINEVTDKVSGCDYLISIGWSHRVPDEALAIPETAALNVHSSYLPRYRGLSVHRAQWANAEAEGGVTVHEMTSEFDEGDIIAQQKYRIGLFETPLDMVTTIGELAAALTREAILLLEMGYTGEEQKGEGNYYSLLPWSTVLKYGIVNHVLRLLRTNRRVRVPSGQN; this is translated from the coding sequence ATGCTGTCCGACATTGATATCGTATTCCTGGCCAATTCTTCATCTAATAAGAGCAAAGAAGTGCTCGAATGCTTTTCTTCGGAGTGGGCATTTGAGAACACCTGTGTGAAGGTGGTGACCGATGCACGTTCTGGGAAGGCAGTGTCAGCAGCACGAGATTTAACCTTCCCTATCTCCGTCTGCGACGATCCGAGTGAGGTTGGGACTACGATCAATGAAGTCACAGATAAAGTGTCAGGGTGCGACTATCTCATTTCAATAGGATGGTCGCATAGAGTTCCGGACGAAGCATTAGCCATCCCAGAGACCGCGGCGCTCAATGTCCACAGTTCCTATCTACCTCGCTACCGAGGACTGAGCGTTCATCGAGCGCAATGGGCCAATGCCGAAGCGGAAGGAGGAGTGACAGTACACGAGATGACGTCAGAGTTCGATGAAGGGGATATCATCGCTCAACAGAAGTATCGGATTGGACTGTTCGAAACCCCTCTCGATATGGTTACTACGATAGGAGAACTGGCAGCGGCATTAACTCGAGAGGCGATATTATTGCTTGAGATGGGGTATACTGGAGAGGAACAAAAAGGGGAGGGAAACTATTACAGTTTACTGCCTTGGAGCACCGTGTTGAAATACGGAATCGTCAACCACGTCCTTCGATTGCTCCGAACGAATAGACGTGTAAGGGTTCCTTCCGGACAAAATTGA
- a CDS encoding DUF354 domain-containing protein — translation MNILFDVNHPAHVHFFKHPIWELEELGHNCLVTSREKDVTVELLDEYDLDHQPLTSQGSGLVSLATEWAIRGAKMVNVARKFSPDVIVSRPNPVAVHTASLFRCPVILFSDSDVSSAGSVVQQAVQKTSYPFADLICTPKSLNWDFGESHCRLNGYFELSYLHPDRFEPKPELLSAHGIDPESRFFVLRFISWEAYHDEDQSGLSRSTKQRMVEYLSDLGDVYITSESELPGEFEQYRLPLPPSVIHHALYYADLYVGDSQTMATEAAILGTPTVRSNSFAGDDDMSNFIELEETYKLMYSTPNENDALDRIMELAADEDAPREWSERRANLIEETSDITEDIVSAILERVR, via the coding sequence ATGAATATACTATTTGACGTAAACCACCCTGCACACGTCCATTTTTTCAAACACCCTATCTGGGAACTTGAAGAGTTGGGCCACAATTGCTTGGTGACGTCGAGGGAGAAGGATGTGACGGTCGAATTGTTAGATGAATACGATCTCGACCACCAGCCGCTTACGAGCCAAGGATCTGGGCTAGTATCTCTAGCGACGGAGTGGGCAATTAGGGGCGCAAAAATGGTCAATGTTGCGAGGAAGTTTTCCCCGGACGTCATCGTGAGCCGTCCTAATCCCGTTGCGGTTCATACGGCATCTCTGTTTAGATGCCCAGTTATCCTATTTAGCGATAGCGACGTCTCTTCTGCTGGATCAGTCGTACAACAGGCAGTTCAGAAGACCTCGTACCCGTTCGCCGATCTCATTTGTACTCCCAAATCTCTGAATTGGGATTTTGGTGAATCGCATTGTCGTCTCAACGGGTACTTTGAGCTCTCGTATCTCCATCCCGATCGTTTTGAACCGAAGCCAGAACTGCTATCTGCTCATGGGATCGATCCCGAGTCACGTTTCTTTGTTCTCCGATTCATTTCATGGGAGGCGTATCACGATGAGGACCAATCTGGACTATCGCGTTCGACGAAACAGCGTATGGTGGAGTACCTGAGTGATCTGGGGGATGTATACATCACAAGTGAAAGTGAATTGCCGGGTGAATTCGAACAATATAGACTTCCGTTGCCGCCGAGCGTAATCCACCACGCCCTATACTATGCAGATCTGTATGTCGGGGATTCCCAAACAATGGCTACCGAGGCAGCTATTCTCGGGACACCTACCGTTCGATCGAACTCGTTTGCCGGGGACGATGACATGTCCAACTTTATTGAACTTGAAGAAACGTATAAGCTCATGTATTCTACCCCAAACGAGAACGACGCACTAGATAGAATCATGGAATTAGCCGCGGACGAAGATGCGCCACGAGAGTGGTCCGAACGGCGTGCCAACTTAATCGAGGAAACTTCCGATATAACCGAAGATATCGTGTCAGCGATTCTAGAACGGGTCCGTTAG
- a CDS encoding CapA family protein encodes MNSSTYHDADLRIANLEHPIGIGEPIEQKSTLHAPPDAIEYLKELRVDAVCLANNHVQDLGSDAIGETITRLQAAGIDCFGAGCSIREASEPYRVADGLVLLGYCAYDSPSLNKIQVATDETPGVNPLSEQKVKDDLRKLDSDTQAILFVHWGIENTWIPPNDCIQLAHNLLDLPQVAGIIGGHPHRIQGYTAQGANRAYFSLGNFLFPDFDMQPPVSVAYQTAEDEVCYKTKRYHPVTKITRKRWSAAARTSLLVSYDAQQQAFDHTPVYQTTGRGDVQEVTGVKNHLVHDWLSVSSWVIERHPLLRRFALGANLLVYNLWNVLGILLFLLKQNGVRWMVKFLRTAIRAKIDSDIDANKRLYEFFSD; translated from the coding sequence GTGAATTCATCAACATATCACGATGCAGATCTTAGAATTGCTAACCTCGAACACCCGATCGGTATCGGCGAGCCGATCGAGCAAAAATCAACTCTCCACGCACCCCCTGACGCGATAGAGTACCTCAAAGAGCTACGTGTAGATGCGGTGTGCTTGGCAAATAACCACGTCCAAGATCTCGGTTCCGACGCAATCGGTGAAACAATCACCCGTCTTCAAGCTGCTGGCATCGATTGTTTTGGTGCAGGATGTTCGATTCGAGAAGCTTCCGAACCGTATCGCGTAGCTGATGGCCTCGTTTTACTCGGATATTGCGCCTATGATTCACCTTCCCTCAACAAGATACAGGTAGCTACCGATGAGACGCCAGGAGTGAATCCCCTCTCTGAGCAAAAGGTAAAAGACGACCTCCGAAAACTCGATTCAGACACTCAAGCTATCTTGTTTGTTCATTGGGGAATCGAAAATACGTGGATCCCCCCGAACGATTGCATTCAGTTAGCACATAATCTCCTAGATCTCCCCCAAGTGGCAGGAATAATCGGTGGTCACCCACATAGAATACAGGGATATACAGCTCAGGGGGCCAATCGGGCGTATTTTTCCCTAGGGAATTTCCTCTTTCCCGACTTCGATATGCAACCACCAGTTTCCGTAGCGTACCAAACAGCCGAAGATGAGGTATGTTATAAGACGAAACGATATCATCCCGTTACTAAAATTACGAGAAAACGCTGGTCGGCTGCTGCACGAACATCTTTGCTCGTCTCCTACGATGCTCAACAGCAAGCATTCGATCATACCCCAGTATATCAAACGACCGGTCGCGGGGACGTCCAGGAAGTAACAGGTGTAAAAAATCACCTAGTCCATGACTGGTTATCCGTTTCTAGTTGGGTTATAGAGAGACATCCACTACTGAGGCGGTTCGCGTTAGGAGCTAATCTCTTGGTATACAATCTGTGGAACGTTCTGGGGATACTCCTATTTTTACTCAAGCAAAACGGTGTTCGGTGGATGGTGAAATTTCTGCGTACAGCTATCCGAGCGAAGATCGATTCAGATATCGACGCAAACAAGCGCTTATACGAGTTCTTTTCTGACTAA
- the wecB gene encoding non-hydrolyzing UDP-N-acetylglucosamine 2-epimerase encodes MKVLSIVGARPQFIKAFAVSRELRKSHEEILVHTGQHYDEELSDVFFEELGIPEPDYNLGVGSSSHGTQTAAMLEGIEGLIETEAPDVVLLYGDTNSTLAGAIAAAKVDPIVAHVEAGLRSHNREMPEEINRVLTDHASDLLFAPSDSAAETLAEEGITEGVHVTGDVMYDAILWARDVAKEESDVLTQLGVEEGEFFLSTVHRASNTDERDRLEAILDGLSAAPRDVVLPVHPRTEDRLKSYDLWHRATSELEVIDPVGYLDFVRLLDGAERVVTDSGGVQKEAFYLDTPCVTLRDETEWKETVTSGWNKLVGVSAPEIVKFLNKSWSPGRKGDPYGSGDASVKIAKILADYNE; translated from the coding sequence TTGAAAGTACTTTCTATAGTCGGTGCTAGGCCGCAATTTATCAAAGCCTTCGCCGTTTCTCGTGAGCTACGGAAATCGCACGAGGAAATCCTCGTTCATACGGGCCAACACTACGACGAGGAACTCTCCGACGTTTTCTTCGAGGAACTGGGGATTCCAGAACCCGATTACAACCTCGGTGTCGGTTCGAGTTCGCACGGAACACAGACCGCAGCAATGCTCGAGGGGATAGAAGGGCTGATCGAAACCGAAGCGCCCGACGTTGTGTTGCTCTACGGCGATACGAACTCAACGCTCGCTGGAGCGATTGCGGCGGCGAAAGTAGATCCCATCGTTGCCCACGTCGAAGCTGGTCTGCGTAGCCATAACCGAGAGATGCCCGAGGAAATCAACCGGGTTCTTACTGATCACGCGTCGGATCTCTTGTTCGCTCCTAGTGACTCAGCGGCGGAAACGTTAGCCGAGGAGGGTATCACGGAGGGGGTTCACGTCACCGGAGACGTGATGTACGACGCGATTTTGTGGGCACGAGACGTTGCCAAGGAAGAGTCGGATGTGCTCACTCAACTCGGCGTCGAGGAGGGTGAGTTTTTCCTATCGACAGTCCATCGGGCGAGCAACACTGATGAACGAGATCGTCTTGAGGCTATTCTTGATGGCCTTTCGGCGGCACCACGTGATGTCGTGTTACCTGTTCACCCCCGGACCGAGGATCGATTGAAATCGTACGATCTTTGGCACCGTGCAACCTCCGAACTTGAAGTTATTGACCCCGTCGGATACTTAGATTTCGTTCGACTGCTGGACGGTGCAGAGCGAGTTGTGACCGATTCCGGGGGAGTTCAAAAGGAGGCTTTTTATTTGGATACACCTTGTGTTACGCTGAGGGATGAGACAGAATGGAAAGAAACAGTCACATCTGGATGGAACAAACTAGTTGGCGTATCCGCCCCCGAGATTGTCAAATTTTTAAATAAAAGTTGGTCTCCTGGAAGAAAAGGAGATCCATATGGGAGTGGCGACGCGTCGGTAAAAATCGCAAAAATATTGGCCGATTATAATGAATGA